A portion of the Methylobacterium nodulans ORS 2060 genome contains these proteins:
- a CDS encoding ABC transporter ATP-binding protein: MSLAARDIRVTLDGRTVLSDVSIALERGRFVGLVGPNGAGKTTLLRVLAALVAPTEGSVTLEGRSTSGMCRDERARRVAALFQGAGVGWPMTVREIVALGRLPHRRAFAPLTDADEVAIARAMVRTDVEHLADRPEPTLSSGERMRALLARALAVEAEWLLADEPVTALDPAHQLDAMALLRAVARDGAGVVAVLHDLGLAARFCDRIVVLKGGRLVADGHPEEALTDALLAEVFGVTARRGRAPDGTRYILPWARSGAVKEESDGAIIPP; the protein is encoded by the coding sequence ATGAGCCTGGCCGCACGGGACATCCGCGTGACGCTCGACGGCCGGACGGTTCTCTCCGACGTCAGCATTGCTCTGGAACGAGGCCGTTTCGTCGGGTTGGTCGGCCCGAACGGCGCCGGCAAGACCACGCTCCTGCGCGTCCTGGCGGCGCTGGTCGCCCCGACGGAGGGCAGCGTCACCCTCGAGGGACGCAGCACGTCCGGCATGTGCCGTGACGAGCGCGCCCGTCGTGTTGCGGCCCTGTTCCAAGGAGCGGGGGTCGGGTGGCCGATGACGGTGCGCGAGATCGTGGCACTCGGCCGGCTGCCGCATCGCCGCGCCTTCGCGCCTCTCACCGATGCCGACGAGGTCGCCATCGCGCGCGCGATGGTGCGCACCGACGTCGAGCATCTCGCTGACCGGCCCGAGCCGACCCTGTCCTCGGGCGAGCGCATGCGCGCGCTGCTCGCCCGGGCGCTCGCGGTCGAGGCCGAGTGGCTGCTGGCCGATGAGCCGGTCACGGCCCTGGACCCGGCGCACCAGCTCGACGCCATGGCCCTGCTCCGGGCTGTCGCGCGCGACGGCGCCGGCGTGGTCGCCGTCCTGCACGACCTCGGGCTCGCAGCCCGCTTCTGCGACCGCATCGTCGTGCTGAAGGGCGGCCGGCTCGTCGCGGACGGCCATCCGGAAGAGGCACTGACGGACGCGCTGCTCGCCGAGGTGTTCGGCGTGACGGCACGCCGGGGACGAGCCCCGGACGGAACGAGATACATCCTGCCCTGGGCACGTTCAGGGGCGGTCAAGGAGGAGAGCGATGGCGCAATCATCCCGCCATGA
- a CDS encoding FecCD family ABC transporter permease: protein MNAAVPTLARSASRRFGTSAAGRTVVVLLAVTVVALTLASIAIGYAPFDVQAAFADLLAGRTTLPALVLWELRIPRALLGGVVGFSLGLTGAVMQGYLRNPLADPGILGISSAAALGAVVVFYGGFAASLSLALPLGGIAGAAGAALLLNLLAARGSSTLGLILAGVGLSSLAGALTALALNLSPNPYAALEIVFWLMGSLADRSMDHVLLCLPLMAIGWGLMLSTASALDALALGEDTAASLGVGLVSARLRLVTGAALAVGSGVAVSGAIGFVGLVVPHLMRPLVGARPGACLWPSGLAGAALVLSADIGVRLLATRPELKLGVVTALVGAPFLIVLLLRNRGSRA, encoded by the coding sequence ATGAATGCGGCCGTCCCGACCCTCGCTCGCTCCGCATCGCGGCGGTTCGGCACGTCGGCGGCCGGCCGGACCGTCGTCGTTCTCCTCGCCGTCACGGTCGTCGCCCTGACGCTCGCCTCCATCGCCATCGGGTACGCGCCCTTCGACGTCCAGGCAGCCTTCGCGGACCTCCTCGCGGGCAGAACCACGCTCCCGGCCCTGGTGCTGTGGGAGCTGCGCATCCCGCGCGCCCTGCTCGGGGGCGTCGTCGGGTTCAGCCTCGGCCTCACGGGGGCGGTGATGCAGGGCTACCTGCGCAACCCACTCGCCGACCCCGGCATCCTCGGCATCTCGTCGGCCGCTGCGCTCGGCGCCGTGGTCGTCTTCTACGGTGGGTTCGCCGCCTCCCTCAGCCTTGCCCTGCCGCTCGGGGGCATCGCGGGTGCGGCCGGTGCGGCGCTCCTCCTCAACCTCCTCGCGGCGCGCGGCAGCAGCACGCTCGGCCTCATCCTGGCCGGCGTCGGCCTGTCGAGCCTTGCCGGCGCCCTGACCGCGCTCGCGCTCAACCTGTCGCCGAACCCCTACGCGGCGCTCGAGATCGTATTCTGGCTCATGGGCTCGCTCGCCGACCGCAGCATGGATCACGTCCTCCTCTGCCTGCCGTTGATGGCCATCGGCTGGGGGTTGATGCTCTCGACGGCATCGGCCCTCGATGCCCTCGCGCTCGGCGAGGACACTGCGGCGAGTCTCGGTGTCGGTCTCGTCTCCGCACGCCTGCGCCTGGTCACGGGTGCGGCCCTCGCGGTCGGCAGCGGGGTCGCGGTCAGCGGCGCCATCGGCTTCGTCGGCCTCGTCGTGCCCCATCTCATGCGTCCGCTGGTCGGGGCGCGTCCCGGCGCATGCCTGTGGCCGAGCGGGCTGGCGGGCGCGGCGCTGGTCCTGTCCGCGGACATCGGTGTGCGGCTGCTCGCCACCCGGCCCGAACTCAAGCTCGGGGTCGTGACGGCGCTCGTCGGCGCGCCTTTCCTGATCGTCCTGCTCCTGCGCAACCGCGGGAGCCGGGCATGA
- a CDS encoding TonB-dependent receptor domain-containing protein translates to MPDLERKLGERVLVGATYFETDFRNLIQTAYLPTYATNVNVGRAVAYGAESFVSVKLTDTLSARVDYTNTVTKDEVANQELLRRPRHKVSLTGIWTPLPNLTLTGTLISIGSFVDGNRDFSVTRLKNPSLTLVNLSANYACSETTTLFARIDNLFDQRYQNPTGFLGPGLAVYGGVRLTSF, encoded by the coding sequence TTGCCGGATCTTGAGCGCAAGCTGGGCGAGCGTGTGCTCGTTGGGGCGACCTATTTCGAGACCGATTTCCGCAACCTGATCCAGACGGCCTACCTCCCGACCTACGCGACCAACGTGAATGTCGGCCGAGCCGTCGCCTACGGCGCGGAGAGCTTCGTCTCGGTCAAGCTCACCGATACGCTGAGCGCCCGGGTCGACTACACCAACACCGTGACCAAGGACGAAGTCGCGAATCAGGAGCTGCTGCGGCGTCCCCGTCATAAGGTCAGCCTCACCGGCATCTGGACGCCACTGCCGAACCTGACGCTCACCGGCACGCTGATCTCCATCGGCTCGTTCGTCGATGGCAACCGGGACTTTTCGGTGACGCGGCTGAAGAACCCCAGCCTCACCCTTGTCAACCTGTCGGCCAACTACGCGTGCTCGGAAACGACGACCTTGTTCGCGCGCATCGATAACCTGTTCGATCAGCGCTACCAGAACCCAACCGGGTTCCTCGGCCCGGGGCTCGCCGTCTACGGTGGCGTACGCCTGACCTCGTTCTGA